In Nonomuraea sp. NBC_00507, the following are encoded in one genomic region:
- a CDS encoding AfsR/SARP family transcriptional regulator, with protein sequence MFSLLGPLRVVDSAREIPVQAAKQRAILAMLLLRSNRVVTFDLLTSELWAAGPPATAKTSLQTYVYRLRRTIAPLATCGVELRTQGSGYLLAVPDGVVDLGIFEKLTTAGAEALNTGDPGLAAECLRDALGMWRGPLLADVDVEVVRQERRRMEEIRLNAHEMRLEAELQLGLNIHVVPELEQFIAAQPFRETLWATLMRALNAGGRRMEALDAYRRLYRVLDQELGIQPNAEMQRLYQDILHGHPGSLILSGGRRQS encoded by the coding sequence ATGTTCTCGTTGCTGGGGCCGTTGCGGGTGGTGGACTCCGCGAGAGAGATCCCTGTTCAGGCTGCCAAGCAGCGGGCCATCTTGGCCATGCTTCTGCTGAGATCGAACCGGGTGGTCACCTTCGACCTTCTCACGTCGGAATTGTGGGCAGCCGGTCCACCGGCCACGGCGAAGACGAGCCTGCAGACATATGTCTATCGCCTACGGCGGACGATCGCCCCGCTCGCCACGTGTGGCGTGGAGCTCCGAACCCAAGGTTCCGGATACCTGTTGGCCGTGCCGGACGGCGTCGTTGACCTTGGGATATTCGAGAAACTGACCACCGCCGGCGCCGAAGCCTTGAACACGGGAGACCCCGGCCTGGCAGCCGAGTGCCTGCGAGATGCGCTCGGGATGTGGCGCGGGCCGTTGCTGGCCGATGTGGATGTCGAGGTCGTCCGCCAGGAACGCCGCCGAATGGAAGAGATCCGCCTGAACGCCCATGAGATGCGCCTTGAGGCGGAGCTGCAGCTCGGCCTCAACATCCACGTCGTCCCCGAACTGGAGCAGTTCATCGCCGCCCAGCCGTTCAGGGAGACCTTGTGGGCCACGCTGATGCGTGCCCTGAACGCCGGAGGCCGTCGCATGGAAGCCCTCGACGCGTATCGGAGGCTTTACCGGGTCCTCGATCAGGAACTCGGCATTCAGCCGAACGCCGAAATGCAGCGGCTTTACCAGGACATCCTTCACGGGCACCCTGGCAGCCTGATCCTCTCGGGCGGCCGGCGTCAGAGCTGA